A single window of Chromatiales bacterium DNA harbors:
- the nirD gene encoding nitrite reductase small subunit NirD has product MNWIEVGRLDDIPRLGSRVIATELGDIAVFRNAADEVFALRDRCPHRGGPLSQGIVHGRRVTCPLHNWVIELADGEAVAPDVGCAGTFEIREEAGLLYLALPAVSAPALPAAMED; this is encoded by the coding sequence ATGAACTGGATTGAAGTTGGACGTCTCGATGACATCCCGCGCCTGGGTTCGCGGGTCATCGCCACGGAGCTCGGCGACATCGCCGTGTTCCGGAATGCCGCCGACGAGGTGTTCGCCTTGCGCGACCGCTGCCCGCACAGGGGCGGCCCACTCTCGCAGGGCATAGTGCACGGCCGGCGCGTGACCTGCCCCCTGCACAACTGGGTGATCGAACTGGCAGACGGCGAGGCGGTCGCGCCAGACGTCGGTTGCGCCGGGACGTTCGAGATCCGGGAGGAGGCCGGTCTGCTCTATCTCGCGTTGCCTGCCGTGTCCGCGCCGGCTCTGCCGGCGGCGATGGAAGACTGA
- a CDS encoding NAD(P)/FAD-dependent oxidoreductase, with protein MTREKLVLIGNGMAGVRTLEELLKLAPDRYEITVFGAEPYGNYNRILLSPVLASEKTIDEIMLNDEQWYSDNGITLHKGRDVVEIDRVRRRVVAADGTTETYDRLILATGSDPFIIPVPGHDLDGVLSFRDIHDVDAMLAASREYRRAVVIGGGLLGLEAANGLLKQGMEVCVVHLLDTLMERQLDPVAAGLLQRELESRGFRFLMSRQTEAILGEERVTGVRFTDGSEIEADLVVMAVGIRPNITLAKAAGLHCERGVVVSDTLQTFDPRIYAVGECVQHRGQTYGLVAPLFEQAKVCANHLAEMGIARYAGSVTSTKLKVTGIDLFSAGDFNGDDSTEQMVFQDAARGVYKKLVIREGHVVGVVLYGDTIDGAWYFQLMRDATEIGDIREHLLFGQAHVGDSGHGDDKARVAAMPDSTEICGCNGVCKGEIVKAIAEKKLFTLEDVRAHTKASASCGSCTGLVEDLIATTLGGDYSQTPSRRPMCPCTEHTHDEVRTAIVEQGIRTMPELFEALAWKTPDGCHSCRPALNYYLLCAWPGEYQDDNQSRYINERAHGNIQKDGTYSVVPRIWGGITTPNELRAIADVADRYAVPTVKITGGQRIDLLGVKKEDLPRMWGDLSAAGFVSGHAYGKALRTVKTCVGSEWCRFGTQDSTGLGIQLEQMTWGSWTPHKFKMAVSGCPRNCAEATIKDLGVVCVDSGYELHIGGNGGVKVRATDFLCKVDTEAEVFEYTGAFMQLYREEARYLERTAPWVERVGLTHIKACLVEDAGQRKALHARFLESQRHAQHDPWKARAEGVDAHEFTPMHRIAG; from the coding sequence ATGACACGCGAAAAGCTGGTGTTGATAGGCAATGGCATGGCCGGGGTGCGGACGCTCGAGGAGCTGCTGAAGCTCGCGCCGGACAGGTACGAGATCACGGTGTTCGGGGCGGAGCCTTACGGCAACTACAACCGCATCCTGCTCTCGCCGGTGCTGGCCTCGGAAAAGACCATCGACGAGATCATGCTCAACGACGAGCAGTGGTACAGCGACAATGGCATCACCCTGCACAAGGGCAGGGACGTGGTGGAGATCGACCGTGTGCGTCGCAGGGTCGTGGCGGCGGATGGCACCACGGAGACCTATGATCGCCTGATCCTGGCAACCGGGTCCGACCCGTTCATCATTCCCGTGCCGGGACATGACCTGGATGGCGTGCTGTCCTTTCGCGACATCCACGATGTCGATGCCATGCTGGCCGCCTCGCGTGAGTATCGCAGGGCGGTGGTCATCGGCGGCGGCCTGCTGGGGCTGGAGGCCGCCAACGGTCTGCTCAAGCAGGGCATGGAGGTCTGTGTCGTGCACCTGCTCGACACGCTCATGGAGCGGCAGCTTGACCCGGTGGCTGCGGGGCTGTTGCAACGTGAGCTGGAATCCCGCGGCTTCCGTTTTCTCATGTCCCGGCAGACCGAGGCCATCCTCGGCGAGGAACGGGTAACCGGCGTGCGCTTCACCGACGGCAGCGAGATCGAGGCGGACCTGGTAGTGATGGCGGTCGGTATCCGTCCGAATATCACCCTGGCGAAGGCCGCCGGGCTGCACTGCGAGCGCGGGGTGGTCGTCAGCGACACCCTGCAGACCTTCGATCCGCGTATCTACGCGGTGGGTGAATGCGTGCAGCACCGCGGGCAGACCTATGGCCTGGTCGCCCCGCTGTTCGAACAGGCGAAGGTCTGCGCCAATCACCTGGCGGAGATGGGCATCGCGCGCTATGCAGGTTCGGTGACCTCGACCAAGCTCAAGGTCACCGGCATCGACCTGTTCTCCGCCGGCGATTTCAACGGTGACGACTCCACCGAGCAGATGGTCTTCCAGGACGCCGCCCGGGGGGTCTACAAGAAGCTCGTGATCCGCGAGGGGCATGTCGTCGGCGTGGTGCTCTATGGCGACACCATCGACGGGGCCTGGTACTTCCAGCTCATGCGCGACGCCACCGAGATCGGCGACATCCGCGAACACCTGCTGTTCGGGCAGGCGCATGTGGGCGATTCGGGACACGGCGACGACAAGGCCCGGGTTGCGGCCATGCCGGACAGCACCGAGATCTGCGGCTGCAACGGCGTGTGCAAGGGCGAGATCGTCAAGGCCATTGCCGAGAAGAAACTCTTCACGCTGGAAGACGTGCGTGCGCATACCAAGGCCTCCGCCTCCTGCGGTTCCTGCACGGGGCTGGTCGAGGACCTGATCGCCACCACGCTGGGCGGGGATTATTCGCAGACCCCGAGCAGGAGGCCCATGTGCCCCTGCACCGAGCACACGCACGACGAGGTGCGCACGGCCATCGTGGAGCAGGGGATCAGGACCATGCCGGAACTGTTCGAGGCACTGGCCTGGAAGACCCCCGACGGCTGTCACAGCTGCCGGCCCGCGCTCAACTACTACCTGCTCTGTGCCTGGCCCGGCGAGTACCAGGACGACAACCAGTCGCGTTACATCAACGAGCGTGCACACGGCAACATCCAGAAGGACGGGACCTATTCCGTGGTGCCGCGCATCTGGGGTGGCATCACCACCCCGAACGAATTGCGCGCGATTGCCGATGTGGCCGACAGGTACGCCGTGCCCACCGTCAAGATCACGGGCGGGCAGCGCATCGACCTGCTGGGCGTGAAGAAGGAAGACCTGCCGCGCATGTGGGGCGACCTCTCGGCCGCCGGCTTCGTCTCGGGGCATGCCTACGGCAAGGCGCTGCGTACCGTGAAGACCTGCGTCGGCTCGGAGTGGTGCCGTTTCGGCACCCAGGACTCGACCGGGCTTGGCATCCAGCTGGAGCAGATGACCTGGGGGTCCTGGACGCCGCACAAGTTCAAGATGGCCGTGTCCGGCTGTCCGCGAAACTGTGCCGAGGCGACCATCAAGGACCTCGGCGTCGTGTGCGTGGACTCCGGCTACGAGCTGCACATCGGTGGTAACGGTGGCGTCAAGGTGCGTGCCACCGACTTCCTCTGCAAGGTGGATACGGAGGCAGAGGTGTTCGAATACACCGGTGCCTTCATGCAGCTGTATCGCGAAGAGGCCCGCTACCTGGAGCGTACGGCCCCCTGGGTGGAGCGCGTCGGCCTGACACACATCAAGGCCTGTCTCGTCGAGGACGCGGGGCAGCGCAAGGCCCTGCATGCCCGTTTCCTCGAGTCCCAGCGGCATGCCCAGCACGACCCCTGGAAGGCGCGTGCCGAGGGCGTGGATGCCCACGAGTTTACCCCCATGCATCGCATCGCCGGTTGA
- a CDS encoding ABC transporter ATP-binding protein — MTQPYLQISQVSIEFPTPKGSFKALDRVDLSIDKGEFVSLIGHSGCGKSTVLNIVAGLYRATEGGVILEGREVTEPGPERAVVFQNHSLLPWLTAYENVELAVKQVFKGRKSRREMREWIEHNLSLVHMEHALHKRPDEISGGMKQRVGIARALAMEPKVLLMDEPFGALDALTRAHLQDSLMEIQATLNNTVIMITHDVDEAVLLSDRIVMMTNGPAASVGEILAIDLERPRHRIALADDAAFNHFRHQVLSFLYERHGRPEVVPLAGGQKRPKKNDRVAVASGAMK; from the coding sequence ATGACCCAACCCTATCTCCAGATTTCGCAGGTCTCCATCGAGTTCCCGACGCCGAAGGGATCGTTCAAGGCCCTGGACCGTGTCGACCTGAGTATCGACAAGGGCGAGTTCGTGTCCCTGATCGGTCACTCCGGCTGCGGCAAGTCGACCGTACTCAACATCGTGGCCGGTCTTTATCGGGCCACCGAGGGGGGCGTGATCCTCGAGGGCAGGGAAGTGACCGAGCCCGGTCCGGAGCGCGCCGTGGTCTTCCAGAACCATTCACTGCTCCCGTGGCTCACGGCCTACGAGAACGTCGAGCTGGCGGTGAAGCAGGTGTTCAAGGGCCGGAAGTCGAGACGCGAGATGCGCGAGTGGATCGAGCACAACCTGTCGCTGGTGCACATGGAGCATGCCCTGCACAAGCGCCCGGATGAGATCTCCGGCGGCATGAAGCAGCGGGTCGGCATCGCCCGCGCACTGGCCATGGAGCCGAAGGTGCTGTTGATGGACGAGCCCTTCGGGGCGCTCGATGCCCTGACGCGCGCGCACCTGCAGGACTCGCTGATGGAGATCCAGGCCACGCTCAACAACACCGTCATCATGATCACGCACGACGTGGACGAGGCGGTCCTGCTGTCCGATCGCATCGTGATGATGACCAACGGGCCAGCCGCCTCGGTAGGGGAGATTCTCGCCATCGACCTGGAGCGCCCGCGCCATCGCATCGCGCTGGCGGACGATGCAGCGTTCAATCATTTCCGTCACCAGGTGTTGAGTTTCCTTTACGAACGTCATGGACGACCCGAAGTGGTGCCGCTGGCTGGCGGACAGAAGAGACCGAAAAAGAACGACAGGGTCGCGGTGGCCTCAGGAGCAATGAAATGA